The Saccharopolyspora gloriosae genome has a segment encoding these proteins:
- a CDS encoding DUF418 domain-containing protein, which produces MFNAATVRFDSTPPDADGRAKPRIGELDAVRGMALCGILFVNIPPLLRMDLEKLPIPHFLDLFVQQRFFPIFSLLFGVGFGLFLASAWNRSARPRLLLTRRLLALLGLGLLHQILHPGEALAPYAMVGLAFLLPLSWANRWVNLVVGAGLIGGSLAYFGGGVANIPGLLVFGFALAQFDVPRMLPRLGWAIAAVFAMSLAGAVPALIIQDQDPLNAGFSTSSGVAGFCLAVTYITGLLLLLRTPLRRGLGGVLEPIGRMALTNYITATLLVIPLGHLIGLHESNAYGAMLLLALGILAVQVLWSRLWLAHFRQGPLEWAWRCITWWQVLPLRRGARGA; this is translated from the coding sequence ATGTTCAATGCCGCGACAGTCCGATTCGACAGCACACCACCGGACGCTGATGGACGGGCGAAACCGCGGATCGGTGAACTCGACGCCGTACGCGGCATGGCGCTGTGCGGAATTCTTTTCGTCAACATCCCGCCGCTGTTACGGATGGACCTGGAGAAGCTGCCGATCCCGCACTTCCTGGACCTGTTCGTCCAGCAGCGCTTCTTCCCCATCTTCTCGCTGCTGTTCGGCGTGGGGTTCGGGCTTTTCCTCGCGAGCGCCTGGAACCGCTCCGCGCGCCCCCGGCTGCTGCTGACTCGCCGATTGCTGGCATTGCTGGGGCTCGGGCTGCTGCACCAGATCCTGCACCCCGGTGAGGCGTTGGCCCCGTACGCAATGGTCGGGCTGGCCTTCCTGCTACCGCTGAGCTGGGCGAATCGCTGGGTGAACCTGGTGGTCGGCGCCGGCCTGATCGGAGGCAGCCTGGCGTACTTCGGCGGAGGAGTGGCGAACATCCCGGGCTTGCTCGTGTTCGGATTCGCGCTCGCCCAGTTCGACGTGCCGCGGATGCTGCCCCGGCTCGGATGGGCGATCGCGGCGGTGTTCGCGATGTCGCTGGCCGGCGCGGTCCCCGCGCTGATCATCCAGGACCAGGATCCGTTGAATGCCGGGTTCAGCACGAGTTCCGGCGTCGCCGGATTCTGCTTGGCCGTCACCTACATCACCGGGCTGCTCCTGTTGTTGCGGACTCCGCTGCGCCGGGGGCTGGGCGGAGTGCTGGAGCCGATCGGCCGGATGGCGCTGACGAACTACATCACCGCCACTTTGCTGGTGATCCCGCTGGGGCACTTGATCGGCCTGCACGAATCCAACGCCTACGGGGCGATGTTGTTGCTGGCGTTGGGAATTCTCGCGGTACAGGTGCTGTGGAGCAGGCTGTGGCTCGCGCATTTCCGCCAGGGGCCGCTGGAGTGGGCATGGCGCTGCATCACCTGGTGGCAGGTGCTGCCGCTACGACGCGGCGCCCGAGGGGCATGA